One Roseburia rectibacter DNA window includes the following coding sequences:
- a CDS encoding helix-turn-helix domain-containing protein, translating into MSNELINFEYKGVPDPDFKLRYISISKYEGDWQSHPHTHQFSELFYVISGKGVFYIENDTVSVCADDLIIINPHIEHTEKTMSNDPMTYIVFGVEGLAFYFNSQNAANPKGYSYYNYGSAKTHFINFSQIMIKEFNARKPGFEAICHGLLQVLLVYITREQHLSVISDTTLQISKECFVAKKYIDANYAKNITLDLLAEITHINKFYLSHSFTEYVGTSPINYLMETRLAASKELLLSSSRSIAEVASSTGFSSQSYFSQIFRKNTGMSPLQYRKLKQTDSKTMQDDSYYI; encoded by the coding sequence ATGAGTAATGAATTAATTAATTTTGAGTACAAAGGAGTACCCGATCCGGATTTTAAACTTCGTTATATTTCTATTTCTAAATACGAAGGGGATTGGCAAAGCCACCCTCACACCCATCAGTTTTCTGAACTTTTCTATGTTATCAGTGGAAAAGGTGTATTTTACATTGAAAATGATACGGTTTCTGTATGTGCAGACGATCTGATAATCATAAATCCACATATTGAACATACGGAAAAAACGATGTCAAACGATCCTATGACCTATATTGTATTTGGTGTAGAAGGGCTCGCTTTCTATTTTAATTCCCAAAACGCTGCTAACCCAAAAGGATACAGCTACTATAATTATGGTTCCGCCAAAACACACTTTATTAATTTTTCCCAGATTATGATAAAAGAATTTAATGCAAGAAAGCCAGGTTTTGAAGCAATCTGTCATGGTCTCCTACAGGTTTTGCTTGTTTATATTACACGCGAACAGCATCTTTCTGTCATATCTGATACCACTTTGCAAATATCAAAGGAATGTTTTGTTGCGAAAAAATATATTGATGCTAATTATGCAAAAAATATTACTTTAGATCTGCTCGCTGAAATCACCCATATCAACAAATTTTATTTATCACATTCTTTTACGGAGTATGTTGGAACATCCCCCATCAATTACCTGATGGAAACCAGACTCGCTGCAAGCAAAGAACTATTGCTCAGCTCCAGTCGCTCGATTGCAGAAGTTGCATCCAGCACAGGTTTTTCATCACAGTCGTATTTTTCGCAGATTTTCCGAAAGAATACAGGTATGTCACCCCTACAATACCGTAAACTGAAACAAACAGATTCGAAAACCATGCAGGATGATTCCTATTATATTTGA
- the leuD gene encoding 3-isopropylmalate dehydratase small subunit, which translates to MKAAKGHVFKYGDNVDTDVIIPARYLNSSDPKELALHCMEDIDKDFIKNVKAGDIMVANKNFGCGSSREHAPISIKAAGVSCVIAETFARIFYRNAINIGLPIIECPQAAKEIEAGDEVEVNFDTGVITDVTKGTSYRGQAFPPFMQKIIDCEGLVNYINQK; encoded by the coding sequence ATGAAAGCAGCAAAAGGTCATGTATTCAAATACGGAGACAACGTAGATACCGATGTCATCATTCCGGCAAGATACTTAAATTCTTCTGATCCAAAGGAACTGGCATTGCATTGTATGGAGGATATCGATAAAGATTTCATCAAAAATGTCAAAGCCGGAGATATCATGGTGGCAAATAAAAACTTTGGATGCGGTTCATCCAGAGAGCATGCTCCGATTTCTATAAAGGCAGCCGGAGTAAGCTGTGTTATTGCAGAGACATTTGCACGTATTTTTTACCGTAATGCGATCAATATCGGACTTCCGATCATTGAATGTCCGCAGGCAGCAAAAGAGATCGAAGCCGGAGACGAAGTGGAAGTCAACTTTGACACAGGAGTGATCACGGATGTGACAAAGGGTACCTCATATCGGGGCCAGGCGTTCCCGCCGTTCATGCAGAAAATTATTGACTGTGAGGGACTGGTCAACTATATTAACCAGAAATAA
- the gnpA gene encoding 1,3-beta-galactosyl-N-acetylhexosamine phosphorylase has translation MTKQTGRLTLPTDADIVEETIRLKNLLGADALRDCDGTEMPDALLNEPVKKYATYYTTRKDNAWAEQNPEEIQQEYLISNRVTARSEKLCIRLMEGFHTQQLKVNTLDDPKRWWEVIDRTTGEVVSVDDWEFKKEREEVEIKTIPYHEYTVSFLAFLIWDPVHMYNFITNDWKDTPHQLTYDVRQPKTQKYVKEKLKRWCEENPQIDVVRFTTFFHQFTLTFDDKKREKFVEWFGYSASVSPYILEKFEKWAGYKFRPEFIVDQGYHNSMFRVPSREFKDFIEFQQQEVCALAKELVDIVHSYGKEAMMFLGDHWIGTEPYGKYFAEIGLDAVVGSVGSGVTLRMISDIKGVKYTEGRLLPYFFPDVFGEGGDPIGEAKDNWMKARRAILRSPLDRIGYGGYLKLASEWPGFIEEIQSVVGEFRQIHENMNGTKSYVAPFKVAVLNCWGGLRKWMSNQVHHAIWHRETYSAEGVLECLSGMPFDVEFISFDDVKKGIPKDIRVIINVGDAYTSFSGAENWIDEAVVTTLRQFVDEGGGFIGVGEPTAYQHQGRFFQLADVLGVDREMGFSLSTDKYNEKNPQHFILEDIEGDIDFGEGTTRIYAQGDHYQILAMDGEYSQLVVNQYGKGHGVYFAGLPYSPQNCRILLRAIYYAAGMEQEMKRYYVTNVDTEVTVFQKTQKIAVINNSGKECQTDLYINGDFIVRLTLEPGEMRWLNETM, from the coding sequence ATGACAAAACAAACAGGCAGACTGACATTGCCGACCGATGCAGACATTGTCGAGGAAACAATACGATTGAAAAATCTTCTTGGAGCAGATGCATTGCGTGACTGTGACGGAACGGAGATGCCGGATGCGTTATTGAATGAGCCGGTAAAGAAATATGCAACGTATTATACGACCAGAAAGGATAATGCCTGGGCCGAGCAAAATCCAGAAGAGATTCAACAGGAATACCTGATCAGCAATCGTGTAACTGCAAGAAGTGAAAAACTATGTATAAGATTGATGGAAGGATTTCATACACAGCAGTTAAAAGTCAATACGTTGGATGATCCCAAAAGATGGTGGGAAGTAATTGATCGCACAACGGGTGAAGTGGTTTCTGTCGATGACTGGGAATTTAAAAAAGAACGGGAAGAAGTTGAAATAAAAACCATTCCTTATCATGAATATACGGTAAGTTTTCTGGCGTTTTTAATATGGGATCCTGTACATATGTATAACTTTATTACAAATGATTGGAAAGATACACCACATCAACTGACATATGATGTGCGGCAGCCGAAAACCCAGAAGTACGTAAAAGAAAAATTAAAACGCTGGTGTGAAGAAAACCCGCAGATCGACGTGGTAAGATTTACGACTTTTTTTCACCAGTTTACACTTACCTTTGATGATAAAAAACGTGAAAAATTTGTAGAATGGTTTGGATATAGTGCAAGTGTAAGTCCATACATATTAGAGAAATTTGAAAAGTGGGCAGGGTATAAATTCAGACCGGAATTTATTGTGGATCAGGGATATCACAACAGCATGTTCCGTGTGCCAAGTCGTGAGTTTAAGGATTTTATTGAATTCCAGCAGCAGGAAGTTTGTGCGCTTGCCAAGGAACTTGTAGATATTGTTCATTCCTATGGAAAAGAAGCGATGATGTTTTTGGGAGATCATTGGATAGGGACGGAACCATACGGAAAATATTTTGCAGAAATTGGTCTGGATGCAGTAGTTGGTTCTGTTGGCAGTGGTGTGACACTCCGTATGATTTCAGATATAAAAGGGGTTAAATATACAGAAGGAAGGCTTTTGCCATATTTTTTCCCCGACGTGTTTGGAGAAGGCGGAGATCCCATAGGGGAGGCAAAGGACAACTGGATGAAAGCGAGAAGGGCAATTTTACGTTCTCCGCTTGACCGCATCGGATATGGCGGATATTTAAAATTGGCCAGTGAATGGCCGGGATTTATAGAAGAGATTCAAAGTGTTGTCGGGGAATTCAGACAGATACATGAAAATATGAACGGGACGAAATCTTATGTTGCACCATTTAAAGTAGCAGTTTTAAACTGTTGGGGAGGTTTGCGGAAATGGATGTCAAACCAGGTGCATCATGCAATATGGCACAGAGAAACTTATTCTGCAGAGGGAGTGCTGGAATGTCTGAGTGGAATGCCGTTTGATGTGGAATTTATCTCTTTTGATGATGTGAAAAAAGGAATCCCAAAAGATATCAGGGTGATCATCAATGTTGGAGATGCATATACGTCATTCAGTGGAGCTGAAAATTGGATTGATGAAGCAGTTGTAACAACGTTAAGACAGTTTGTGGATGAAGGTGGTGGATTTATCGGAGTAGGAGAACCGACAGCATATCAGCATCAGGGAAGATTTTTCCAGCTGGCGGATGTGCTTGGTGTAGATCGTGAGATGGGTTTTTCACTAAGTACAGATAAATATAACGAGAAAAATCCGCAGCATTTTATCTTGGAAGATATTGAAGGGGATATTGATTTCGGAGAAGGTACGACCCGCATTTATGCGCAGGGAGATCATTATCAGATTCTTGCAATGGATGGAGAATACAGCCAGCTGGTTGTTAATCAATACGGAAAAGGTCACGGTGTTTACTTTGCAGGACTGCCGTATTCCCCTCAGAACTGCCGTATTCTGCTTCGTGCAATTTATTATGCAGCGGGAATGGAACAGGAGATGAAACGATATTACGTAACAAATGTAGATACTGAGGTCACTGTTTTTCAGAAAACGCAAAAAATAGCTGTCATAAATAATTCAGGAAAAGAATGTCAGACAGATCTGTATATCAATGGCGATTTTATCGTAAGGTTGACACTAGAACCAGGAGAAATGCGGTGGTTGAATGAGACAATGTAA
- a CDS encoding ABC transporter substrate-binding protein, translated as MKKKALGFMLAATMTVSVLAGCGGNQNEGNTNEKENVTNSNEDTQSVSAETNENGDETLTVWCWDPTFNIYAMEQAEKIYQKDHPDFKLDIQENIYNDIETKLITAATSGDYSTLPDIFLMQDYSFHKNIANFPGIFTELTDSGIDFSQFTEGKLADSTAEGKNYGLPFDNGATIMAIRSDMVEAAGLTVDDFKDTTWSQFEELAKKVVEANGVPMIASSGGSELLMEMLQSAGASPIVDGKVHIADNEALKKTMEVYKKLVDEGIIAEYTDWDQYIASMNDGKTAGVINGCWIMSSIQAAEDQSGKWAIVNMPKLDGVDGATNYANCGGASWAVSSNCKNTELAFDFLKSTFGSSVELYDDLLPNAGAIASYIPAAQSDVYNQASDFYGGQAVYKDIVGYAGSVPAFDCGAYYSDIRSALTDAITNVVQNNADIDGEMNNAQETLEFNIEN; from the coding sequence ATGAAGAAAAAAGCATTGGGATTCATGTTGGCAGCAACTATGACAGTATCTGTGCTTGCCGGATGTGGTGGGAACCAAAATGAAGGAAACACGAACGAAAAAGAAAATGTTACGAACAGTAATGAGGATACGCAGAGTGTTTCCGCAGAAACAAATGAAAATGGAGATGAAACACTTACGGTATGGTGCTGGGATCCCACTTTTAATATTTATGCCATGGAACAGGCAGAAAAGATTTATCAGAAAGACCATCCAGATTTTAAACTGGATATTCAGGAAAATATTTATAATGATATTGAGACAAAGCTGATTACAGCTGCAACGTCAGGAGATTACAGTACTTTACCGGATATTTTTCTGATGCAGGACTATTCGTTCCATAAAAATATTGCCAATTTTCCTGGAATTTTTACAGAATTAACAGATTCCGGAATTGATTTTTCACAGTTTACAGAGGGAAAACTTGCAGATTCCACGGCAGAGGGAAAAAATTATGGACTTCCTTTTGATAATGGTGCAACGATTATGGCAATTCGTTCGGATATGGTAGAGGCGGCAGGTCTTACGGTTGACGATTTTAAGGATACTACATGGTCACAGTTTGAGGAACTTGCAAAAAAAGTAGTAGAGGCGAATGGAGTGCCAATGATCGCTTCCTCCGGGGGATCCGAATTACTTATGGAAATGCTGCAGTCGGCAGGAGCCTCACCAATTGTTGACGGAAAGGTTCATATTGCAGACAATGAAGCGTTAAAAAAGACAATGGAAGTTTATAAAAAATTAGTTGATGAGGGTATTATTGCCGAGTATACGGACTGGGATCAGTATATTGCCTCTATGAATGACGGAAAAACAGCAGGAGTGATCAATGGATGCTGGATCATGTCATCCATTCAGGCGGCAGAGGATCAGTCAGGAAAATGGGCAATTGTAAACATGCCAAAACTGGATGGAGTTGATGGAGCCACAAATTATGCAAATTGTGGTGGTGCAAGCTGGGCAGTATCTTCTAACTGTAAGAATACAGAACTTGCATTTGATTTCTTAAAATCTACATTTGGAAGCAGTGTGGAATTATATGATGATCTGTTGCCGAATGCAGGTGCGATTGCAAGCTACATTCCGGCTGCACAGTCTGATGTATATAATCAGGCATCAGATTTTTATGGTGGACAGGCAGTATATAAAGATATCGTTGGATATGCAGGTTCGGTTCCAGCATTTGACTGTGGTGCATACTATTCGGACATAAGAAGTGCATTGACAGATGCAATCACAAATGTTGTTCAGAATAATGCTGATATTGACGGTGAAATGAATAATGCACAGGAAACATTAGAATTTAATATTGAAAATTAA
- a CDS encoding LysR family transcriptional regulator: protein MNQNLSSYRIFYTVANTGNISKAAKELYISQPAISKSIQKLEEGVGCKLFSRSSRGVVLTDEGKLLYDHVSSAFETLTLGEEKLKRSIELGVGHLKIGVSATLCKYLLLPYLQEFIRQNPHVSISITCQSTNETLELLDDNKIDIGLVGKPDNLKNINFDFLEEIEDIFVCTKDYLRNLRARGVHKDQILTNSTLMLLDKNNMTRQYIDDYLSDNQIQVKESIDISSMDLLIDFARIGVGVACVIKSFVKEDLASGALVEIPLGIPIHKREVGFAYKTTTKPSKTLAEFIRFYKNF, encoded by the coding sequence ATGAACCAGAATTTATCATCTTACCGGATTTTTTATACCGTTGCAAATACCGGCAACATTTCAAAGGCTGCAAAAGAACTCTACATCAGCCAGCCTGCCATCAGTAAATCCATCCAGAAATTAGAGGAAGGTGTCGGCTGCAAGCTGTTTTCTAGAAGTTCCCGCGGCGTTGTCTTAACCGATGAGGGAAAACTGCTCTACGACCATGTGAGCAGCGCCTTTGAGACTTTAACCCTCGGTGAGGAAAAATTAAAACGCTCCATTGAACTCGGTGTCGGCCACTTAAAGATCGGTGTCAGCGCAACCCTCTGTAAATATCTGCTGCTTCCTTATTTGCAGGAATTTATAAGACAGAACCCGCATGTCTCTATCTCCATCACCTGCCAGTCGACCAACGAGACACTCGAACTGCTCGATGACAATAAGATCGATATCGGTCTGGTAGGAAAACCGGATAATTTAAAAAATATCAATTTTGATTTTCTCGAGGAGATCGAAGATATCTTTGTCTGCACCAAAGACTATCTGCGGAATTTGCGTGCGCGCGGCGTCCACAAGGATCAGATTCTGACAAACTCAACACTGATGCTGCTCGATAAAAACAATATGACACGCCAGTATATCGACGACTATCTTTCCGACAACCAGATTCAGGTCAAAGAATCCATCGATATCTCCAGCATGGATCTTTTGATCGACTTTGCCCGTATCGGAGTCGGCGTTGCATGCGTCATCAAAAGTTTTGTAAAAGAGGATCTTGCCTCCGGCGCCTTAGTGGAGATTCCTCTTGGAATCCCGATCCATAAGCGTGAGGTCGGTTTTGCCTATAAGACAACAACAAAACCTTCCAAAACACTCGCCGAATTTATCCGGTTTTATAAAAACTTTTAA
- a CDS encoding MATE family efflux transporter has product MKKGTNLLEGSIWKGIVSFAIPLFLGNLFQQLYNTADSLIVGNFLGSDALAAVSSSGSLIFLMVGFFNGIAVGAGVVISKYFGAADYEGLKKAVHTNIAFGLVSGCILTAIGMILAPQILVLMGTPESVLPNSIVYFRVYFAGSIAFVMYNIVMGILQAVGDSRHPLYYLIFSSIVNIILDLLFVGLLGFGVGAAALATIISQFSSAFLCMMRLMRTKDVYQVQISQIRFHKGMLGQIIGIGLPSGMQNSIISFANIIVQTNINKFGVMAVAGCGVYSKIEGFAFLPITCFAMSLTTFIGQNLGARQYDRAKKGAYFGITCSTLLAEVVGVIVFFTIPQLAAAFNSETQVVEFATKQAHIEAFFYCFLAFSHCIAGIMRGAGKSAVPMFVMLASWCIIRITYITVTVHFIPKIQVIFWAYPLTWSISSVIFLIYFLKANWLYSFEKK; this is encoded by the coding sequence ATGAAAAAAGGAACAAACTTATTAGAGGGTTCCATCTGGAAGGGGATTGTGTCATTTGCAATCCCCCTCTTTTTAGGAAACCTGTTTCAGCAGTTATATAATACCGCCGATTCTCTGATCGTCGGTAATTTTCTTGGCAGTGATGCTCTTGCAGCTGTCAGTTCTTCCGGTAGTCTGATATTTCTGATGGTCGGTTTTTTTAATGGAATTGCAGTTGGTGCCGGCGTTGTCATTTCGAAATATTTTGGAGCAGCAGATTATGAAGGATTGAAAAAAGCGGTACATACCAATATTGCATTTGGTCTGGTGTCCGGCTGTATTCTGACCGCGATCGGGATGATCCTAGCTCCCCAGATCCTTGTTCTGATGGGAACGCCGGAGTCGGTACTGCCAAATTCTATTGTATACTTCAGGGTATATTTTGCCGGATCGATCGCTTTTGTTATGTACAATATCGTGATGGGGATTTTGCAGGCAGTCGGAGACAGCAGACATCCGCTTTATTATCTGATTTTTTCATCCATCGTTAATATTATACTGGATTTATTATTTGTCGGATTGTTAGGATTTGGTGTCGGTGCTGCAGCACTTGCAACGATTATTTCACAGTTTTCCAGTGCATTTTTATGTATGATGCGTCTGATGCGGACCAAAGATGTTTATCAGGTGCAGATCTCGCAGATACGTTTTCATAAGGGAATGTTAGGACAGATCATAGGGATCGGACTGCCGTCCGGTATGCAGAATTCCATCATTTCATTTGCAAATATTATTGTACAGACGAATATTAACAAATTTGGAGTGATGGCGGTTGCAGGATGTGGTGTTTATTCAAAAATAGAAGGCTTTGCATTTCTGCCGATCACCTGTTTTGCTATGTCACTTACAACATTCATCGGACAGAATCTTGGCGCGAGGCAGTACGACAGAGCAAAAAAAGGTGCGTATTTTGGCATTACCTGTTCGACACTGCTTGCGGAAGTGGTTGGTGTGATCGTATTTTTTACGATACCGCAGCTTGCTGCAGCGTTCAACAGTGAAACACAGGTCGTTGAATTTGCAACCAAACAGGCACATATAGAGGCTTTTTTCTATTGTTTCCTAGCATTTTCCCACTGCATTGCAGGTATCATGCGCGGTGCGGGAAAATCTGCCGTGCCGATGTTCGTCATGCTTGCATCCTGGTGCATCATAAGGATCACATACATCACGGTTACTGTGCATTTTATTCCGAAGATCCAGGTCATCTTCTGGGCATACCCATTGACCTGGTCAATCAGTTCGGTGATCTTTTTGATTTACTTCTTAAAAGCCAACTGGCTGTATAGTTTTGAGAAAAAGTAA
- the leuC gene encoding 3-isopropylmalate dehydratase large subunit yields MGMTMTQKILAAHAGLPSVSAGQLIEADLDLVLGNDITSPVAIHEMDKMKVDGVFDKDKIALVLDHFVPNKDIKSAQHCKCVREFACRHDITNYFDVGEMGIEHALLPEKGLTVAGDVIIGADSHTCTYGALGAFSTGVGSTDMAAGMATGKAWFKVPAAIKFVLTGKPAKWISGKDIILHIIGMIGVDGALYKSMEFVGDGISYLSMDDRFTIANMAIEAGGKNGIFPVDDLAKEYMEAHSKRPYVVYEADEDAEYEETYTIDLSTLKPTVAFPHLPENTKTIDEVGDIKIDQVVIGSCTNGRMDDLRVAASILKGKKVAKGLRVIVIPATQQIYLDAMEEGLLKIFIEAGAVVSTPTCGPCLGGYMGILAEHERCVSTTNRNFVGRMGHVESEIYLASPAVAAASAITGKLSGPDEVA; encoded by the coding sequence ATGGGGATGACGATGACACAGAAAATCCTTGCAGCACATGCAGGACTTCCATCAGTCAGTGCCGGACAGCTTATTGAGGCAGATTTGGATCTGGTTTTAGGCAATGACATTACTTCACCGGTGGCGATTCATGAAATGGATAAAATGAAGGTGGACGGTGTCTTTGATAAGGATAAGATCGCACTTGTGTTAGATCATTTTGTGCCAAATAAAGATATCAAATCTGCACAGCATTGCAAATGCGTCAGAGAGTTTGCCTGCCGGCATGATATTACAAATTATTTTGATGTAGGAGAGATGGGAATAGAGCATGCACTGCTGCCGGAGAAAGGTCTTACCGTGGCAGGCGATGTCATTATCGGTGCGGATTCCCACACCTGTACCTACGGTGCGCTGGGTGCATTTTCCACCGGAGTCGGCAGTACCGATATGGCGGCTGGTATGGCAACCGGAAAAGCATGGTTTAAAGTACCTGCAGCGATCAAATTTGTCCTGACCGGCAAACCGGCAAAATGGATCAGCGGAAAAGACATCATTTTACATATCATTGGAATGATCGGTGTGGACGGTGCACTCTACAAATCAATGGAATTTGTTGGAGATGGCATTTCCTACCTTTCAATGGATGATCGTTTTACGATTGCAAATATGGCAATCGAAGCAGGTGGAAAAAATGGTATTTTCCCGGTAGATGATCTTGCAAAAGAATATATGGAGGCACATTCCAAACGTCCATATGTTGTCTACGAGGCAGATGAGGATGCAGAGTATGAGGAGACTTATACAATCGACCTTAGTACTTTAAAACCTACTGTTGCATTCCCACACCTTCCGGAGAACACAAAGACGATCGACGAGGTCGGCGACATCAAGATCGACCAGGTAGTGATCGGTTCCTGTACAAACGGAAGAATGGATGACCTGCGTGTGGCAGCTTCTATCTTAAAAGGCAAAAAAGTAGCAAAAGGACTGCGTGTGATCGTAATCCCGGCAACACAGCAGATTTACCTTGATGCGATGGAAGAAGGGCTGCTTAAGATCTTTATCGAGGCTGGTGCAGTTGTGAGCACACCGACCTGCGGACCTTGCCTTGGTGGTTATATGGGAATCCTTGCAGAGCATGAGCGCTGCGTTTCCACCACAAATCGTAACTTCGTAGGAAGAATGGGACATGTGGAGTCTGAGATTTATCTTGCCAGCCCGGCAGTAGCGGCAGCAAGTGCGATCACCGGAAAACTTTCCGGACCGGATGAAGTAGCATAG
- the leuS gene encoding leucine--tRNA ligase → MSELYNHKVVEKKWQKVWDDNKAFAATDDYSKPKYYALVEFPYPSGQGLHVGHPRPYTALDIVARKRRMQGYNVLYPMGWDAFGLPTENYAIKNKIHPKIVTENNVKRFKEQLHSLGYSFDWDREINTTDPSYYKWTQWIFLKLFKAGLAYKKEMPINWCTSCKVGLANEEVVNGVCERCGAPVVRKVKSEWMLKITDYAEKLLEGLNDVDYIERVKVSQKNWIGKSQGAEVDFAIAGKEDKLRVYTTRCDTLFGATYMVVSPEHPIIDKYKDELKNWDAIAAYREEAAKKSDFERSELAKDKTGVEIDGLMAVNPVTGKEIPIWISDYVLMSYGTGAIMAVPAHDERDWEFAKKFNIPMVQVVAKNGEEVDINEAAFTDVATGVLINSEFLNGLEVKDAKAKMIAFLEEKGIGTAKTNYKLRDWVFSRQRYWGEPIPIVHCDKCGYVPIDESELPLMLPEVESYMPTDNGESPLAAMTDWVNTTCPCCGGPAKRETDTMPQWAGSSWYFLRYTDPHNDEALASPEALKYWMPVDWYNGGMEHTTLHLLYSRFWHKFLYDEKVVPCPEPYQKRTSHGMILGENGEKMSKSRGNVVNPDDIVREYGADTLRTYEMFIGAFDLSASWSEDGVKGCRRFLERVWKLQDIMTDETGYSKELETKMHQTIKKVSSDYENLKYNTAIAAMMALINEFYKKNAVTKGEYETLLILLNPVAPHITEELWQIIGGTGYVYQQKWPEFDEAKTVENTVEIAVQINGKTKGTLAIGRNDAKDDVIAKAKESIADKLTGNIVKEIYVPGRIVNIVMK, encoded by the coding sequence ATGTCAGAACTTTACAATCACAAAGTCGTAGAGAAAAAATGGCAGAAAGTCTGGGATGATAATAAGGCTTTTGCTGCGACAGACGACTACAGCAAACCAAAATATTACGCATTGGTAGAATTTCCGTATCCGTCAGGACAGGGACTTCATGTAGGTCATCCGAGACCTTATACAGCACTTGATATTGTTGCAAGAAAGCGCAGAATGCAGGGCTATAACGTACTTTATCCGATGGGATGGGACGCATTCGGACTTCCGACTGAGAACTATGCGATCAAAAATAAGATTCATCCGAAGATCGTAACTGAAAACAATGTAAAACGTTTCAAAGAGCAGCTTCATTCTTTAGGCTATTCATTCGACTGGGACAGAGAGATCAACACTACAGATCCGAGTTATTACAAATGGACACAGTGGATTTTCTTAAAACTGTTTAAAGCAGGACTTGCTTACAAAAAAGAGATGCCGATCAACTGGTGTACTTCCTGTAAAGTAGGCCTGGCAAACGAGGAAGTTGTGAACGGTGTCTGCGAGCGTTGTGGTGCTCCGGTTGTCCGCAAGGTAAAGAGCGAGTGGATGTTAAAGATCACTGATTATGCTGAGAAACTGTTAGAGGGCTTAAATGATGTAGATTATATCGAGCGTGTCAAGGTTTCCCAGAAAAACTGGATCGGTAAATCACAGGGTGCAGAGGTAGATTTTGCGATCGCCGGAAAAGAGGACAAACTTCGTGTTTATACGACACGTTGTGATACATTATTTGGTGCTACTTACATGGTTGTATCCCCGGAGCATCCGATCATTGATAAATATAAAGACGAGTTAAAGAACTGGGATGCGATTGCTGCATACCGTGAGGAAGCTGCAAAGAAATCCGATTTTGAACGTTCAGAACTTGCAAAAGATAAGACGGGTGTGGAGATTGACGGTCTTATGGCAGTCAATCCGGTAACCGGAAAGGAAATCCCGATCTGGATTTCCGATTATGTATTAATGTCTTACGGAACAGGCGCGATCATGGCAGTACCGGCACATGATGAGAGAGACTGGGAATTTGCCAAAAAGTTCAATATTCCAATGGTACAGGTTGTTGCAAAAAATGGTGAGGAAGTTGACATCAACGAAGCGGCATTTACAGATGTTGCAACCGGTGTTCTGATCAATTCTGAGTTCTTAAACGGACTGGAAGTAAAAGATGCAAAGGCAAAAATGATTGCGTTTTTAGAGGAAAAAGGTATTGGTACAGCAAAGACCAACTATAAATTAAGAGACTGGGTATTCTCACGTCAGCGTTACTGGGGTGAGCCGATTCCGATCGTTCACTGTGATAAATGTGGTTATGTGCCGATCGATGAGAGTGAACTGCCATTGATGCTTCCAGAGGTAGAAAGTTATATGCCGACGGATAATGGAGAGTCTCCACTTGCTGCGATGACAGACTGGGTAAATACAACCTGTCCTTGCTGTGGTGGTCCTGCAAAGAGAGAGACAGATACCATGCCGCAGTGGGCTGGATCTTCCTGGTATTTCTTAAGATATACCGATCCGCACAATGATGAGGCGCTTGCAAGTCCGGAAGCATTAAAATACTGGATGCCGGTTGACTGGTACAATGGAGGCATGGAGCATACAACACTTCATCTGTTATATTCCAGATTCTGGCACAAATTCCTGTATGATGAGAAAGTAGTTCCATGTCCGGAGCCTTACCAGAAACGTACATCCCATGGTATGATCCTTGGTGAGAACGGAGAGAAGATGTCAAAATCCAGAGGAAATGTCGTAAATCCGGATGATATCGTAAGAGAGTATGGTGCAGATACATTAAGAACATATGAAATGTTTATCGGAGCATTTGATTTAAGTGCATCCTGGTCTGAGGATGGTGTAAAAGGCTGCCGTCGTTTCTTAGAGCGTGTATGGAAGTTACAGGACATCATGACAGATGAAACCGGATATTCCAAAGAACTTGAGACAAAGATGCATCAGACCATCAAGAAAGTCAGCAGCGATTATGAGAATCTGAAATACAATACCGCGATCGCGGCAATGATGGCTTTGATTAACGAGTTCTATAAGAAAAATGCTGTGACTAAGGGCGAGTATGAGACACTCTTAATTCTGTTAAACCCGGTTGCTCCGCATATCACAGAGGAACTCTGGCAGATCATTGGCGGAACAGGTTATGTATACCAGCAGAAATGGCCGGAATTTGACGAGGCAAAAACAGTTGAAAATACGGTTGAGATCGCAGTACAGATCAATGGAAAAACGAAAGGAACATTGGCAATCGGCAGAAATGACGCAAAAGATGATGTTATTGCAAAAGCAAAAGAATCAATTGCAGATAAGCTGACTGGAAACATTGTAAAAGAGATTTACGTTCCGGGAAGAATTGTCAATATTGTAATGAAATAA